Within Egicoccus sp. AB-alg2, the genomic segment GGCGACCAGCCGCTCGGACGGCACCGCGCGTCCGACGTCCAGCAGCAGCAGGATCAGCAGCGAGCGCAGCTTGGGCGCGCCCAACGCCACGCGCGTCCCGGAACGACGGACCTCCAGCGGTCCGAGCAGGCGGAAGTCCATACCTCAGTCCCCTGCCACCGGCTCCCCGCCGGCCAGCGGCGCACCCCGGTCAGCGCGCGACCAAGGCCGCGGCAACGTAGCCCCAAGGCCCCCGTCGCAGGCTGCGTTTCGTCGGACCGATCGAAGGCCTGCCCGTGCGAACCCTGCTGCTGGACGTCCCGGACGCCCACTGCGGTGCCTGTCGCGCGGCGATCGTCGCGGCCCTGCAGCGTCACCCGGGGGTCGTGTCGGCGGACGTCGACCTACGACGTCGCATCGCCACGGTCGTGTTCGACGAAGGACGCGTGACGGCGGCCGCCGTCGTCGACGCGCTGGTCACGGCCGGCTACCCGCCGGCGTGACCGTCGCCCGGCGCCGACGGCGCCGGTCCCGCCCACCACCTCCAGACCACTGGAAGCGAGGTCCAGCCATGCACGTCCGCAACCGCACCCGCAGCCTGGCCGGCGCCGTCGTCGCCGGCGTCCTGCTGACCGCCTGTTCGACGGCCCAGGCCGACGAGACCGCCACCGAGACCGCCACCGAGTCCGCGACCGACACCGACGCGGCCGGCGGTGCGGTCGAGGTGGTCGGCGTCGACTACGGCTTCGAAGGGCTCGACGGGCCGATCGATGCCGGCAGCACCCTGACGTTCCGCAACGCCTCCGAGGTCGAGTACCACGAGGTCGTGGTGATGCGGGTCCCCGACGAGGAGACCCGCAGCCTCGACGAACTGCTCGCGCTGCCGCCCGAGGAGGCCGGCCAGGCCCTCGAGTTCGTCGGAGTGGCGGTCGCGCCCCCGGGCGAGGAGGGCGAGGTCGTCGCCGGTGACCTGACCCTCGACCAACCGGGCCGCTACGTCGCGACCTGCTTCATCCCGATCGGCGCCGACCCGGACGTGGTCCACGAGGCGATGCACGGGGCCGAGGGCGAGGACGCCCCGCCGGACCTCGGCGACGGCGAGCCGCACGCCATGGCCGGCATGGCCGCCGAGTTCACGGTCGAGTGACCTGACGGGTCGCCCGCACCGGCCCCGGCCCGGGACGCGTCGACAGCGCGTTCCGGGCCCGAGCCGTCCGCAGACGACGGACCGGGCGCTAGGGCAGCACCGACGGCGTGTCCAGCGGCTGGTCGACGGCTTGCAGGGGCGTGGACAGCCGCTCGCTGAGGTGCGGCTCGATGCGGGCATGGTCGACCCCGGTCGCCTGCGCGAACGACAGGTGACCGCCGAGGTAGCCACCGACCGACGCCACCACACCGCCCAGCAGCGCCGTGACCGTCGCCTTGCCGCGCTTGCCGCGCAGCCCGGCCACGAACGACGCCGTGTAGAAGCCGAGCCCGATGCTGTTGGCGACCGCGTGGACCACACCGACGCGCTTGGCCGCCGGCGTGGCACGCTGCCACTCCGCCACCCCGGTCGCCACCGTTGGCACCGCGGCCACGACCCCGATCCCGGTCAGCGTGGTGGCCGCCCCGGACCAGCGCGCCGGCCCGAACAGCCGCAGCAGCGTGGCGCTCATCCAGCAGCCCAGCGGCACGTCGGTCAGCAGCGGGTGCAGGGCGTGGCCGAGCCACGTCCCTTCCAGCAGGCCACGGGTCGGCTGCTTCTGCAGCGCCTGGGGCAGGGCCTTGTCCAGCGTGTCCACGGCCCGGTCGAGCTTGGCGTTCTCCTCGAGATCCAGCGCGATGTCGTACGCATGCCGCATGTCGGTCCTCCGCGTGCCGACGACCCCTCGACGCTACGCCGCGACCGCCGTCGCGCCGCCGGCCGCCACGACCGGGTGGCGGGGACCGGACGGCACCGAGGAACCGTCACGGGCTCCGAGGTGGGACGTCCGTCCCTCGGCACGTCCACCCGCGCACGCCACCGTGACTAGCGTTGGCCGCCCGACCGCGAGGGCCGCTGATGGAGCTCGACGAGGCGCGCGACTTCCTGCGCGACCACCACCGTGCCGTGCTGCACACCTACCGCGAGGACGGCGCGCCGCAGCTGTCCCCGGTCGCCGTGGGCGTGGACGCCGCCGGTCACGCCGTCGTGTCGACCCGGGAGACCGCCATCAAGGTCAAGAACCTGGAACGGGACCCGCGCGCCTCACTGTGTGTGTTCACCGACAGGTTCTTCGGTCCCTGGATCCGCATCGACGGCGACACGTCGATCGTGCGGCTGCCCGACGCGATGAAGCCGCTGATCGACTACTACCGCTCGGTCGCCGGCGAGCACCCGGACTGGGACGACTACCGCCGCGCCATGGAGTCCGAGCGCCGTGTGCTGCTGCGCATCGCGCTGACCGCGGCCGGTCCCGACGTCGCCGGCTGAGCGCCGAAGGGACCTCGTCGTGGACCGTGTCGTGTCGTTGCTGCCGTCGACCACGGAGATCGTGCACGCGCTGGGATGCGGTGACCGGCTGGTCGGGCGCTCCCACGAGTGCGACCACCCCGCCGACGTCCGGGCGCTGCCGGTCGTCACCGAGCCGAAGGCGCCGATGGCCGGTACCTCGGCGCAGATCGACCGGCAGGTCCGCGCCATCCTGGAGCAGGCGCTGTCGGTCTACCGGGTCCACGCCGACGTGCTGGTGGAACTCGCCCCGACAGTCGTGCTGACCCAGTCGCAGTGCGAGGTCTGCGCCGTCAGCGCCGACGAGGTGCAGCAGGCCGTCGACGACCACCTCGACGGGCACGCCGAGGTGGTCGCGCTGGAACCCAACACGCTCGAGGACGTGTTGAGCGACGTACGACGGGTCGCCCGCGCCCTGCACGTCCCGGACCGCGGCGAGCGACTGGTCGCCGACATGACCGCCCGCATCCGGGCCGTCGCCGACCGCGCCGCCGGGCTGCCGACGTGGCGGGTCGTCACGCTGGAGTGGATCAACCCGCTGATGGCCGCCGGCAACTGGATGCCGCAGCTGCTGGCGGCGGCCGGCGGGGAGGAGCTGTTCGGGGTCGCCGGGCGCCACTCCCCGTGGCTCGCGTGGGACGACGTCGTCGCCGCCGACCCGGACGCAATCGTCGTGCTGCCGTGCGGCTTCGACCTCGAGCGCACCCGCGCCGAGGCCGCCGTGCTGCACGACCTGCCGGGCTGGGCGGAGCTGCGGGCCGTGCGCGAGGGCCGCGTCGCGCTCACCGACGGCAACCGGTACTTCAACCGGCCCGGCCCACGGCTGGCGGAATCGACCGAGATCCTGGCGGAGATCCTCCACCCGGACGCGTTCGCACCCGTGCACCGCGGTGACGGCTGGGAGCCGTTCCCCGCCGGCTGACCTGCGGCCGGCGGGCAGGATTCACCGCGCCAGCCGCCGCGTGATGACCCGGCGCAGCAGTGCCTGCCCGGGCGGGGTGGTCACCAGTGCGACGACGGTGGCCGCCACCAGCTGTGCAAGGGGTCGTGGCACGTTCGCGCTCCTCCGGACGACTCGTCCCAGCTTGCGCCACCGAGACCGGTGGCACCGCCGTCCGAGTGGTCGCGCGGCCACCCTCACGCCTCCGGACGCGCCGCGCCTCACGCCTCCGCGCCTCACGCCTGGGCGCCTCACGCCGGCACGCCTCACGCCTCCGGTCGGAGCTCCATCAGCGCCGGGCGCTTGCAGGCGACGGTGTCGCCGCTGGAGACGCCGCGGACCCGGCGGCCGACCCACGGCAGCAGATGACGGCGGACCCAACGCACGTCCCCCGCCAGCGTCTCCCGGCGCGAGACCGGCACGCCCCCCGGCAGCGGTTCGCGCCACCACCCGACCGGTCCGCCACGCAGCTCGTCGGAGCCGACCTCCAGGGCCTCCAACACCGCCGCGGCGACCCGCCGGTGGCCCTCGGCGTCGAGGTGGAGCCGGTCCTCGTGCCACATGCGCCGGTCCTGCAGGGCCGGCTGGCTGCCGACGTCGGCCAGCCGGGCACCCGTGCGGCGGGCGGTGCGACGCACGCCGGCGTTGAAGATCGCGAACCGGCGCGCCAGCGCGTCCGCGAGCCGGCCGGTGCCGCCCGTGCGCTCGAGCACGGTGAACAGCACCACCTCGGCGCCGGTGGCCCGCAGACGGTGCACCGCGTGCTCGTAGCGGCGCACGAGGTCCTCGATCGCCACCTTCGGGCGCAGCACGTCGTTGCCGCCTCCGTGGAACGAGACCAGGTCCGGCTGCAGGTCCAGCGCCAGCGGCACCTGCTCCTCCACCACCTCGTCGAGCAGCCGGCCACGGACCGCGAGGTTGGCGTACTGCAGGGCCGGCCCGTCGCCATCACCTGCGTCCGCGGCCCGCGCCGCCCCGTCGCGCGCGAGCGCCTCGGCGACCCGGTCGGCCCAGCCGAGATGGCGGCCGTCGGGCCCGAGCTCGTCGTGCAGCCCCTCCGTGAACGAGTCACCGAGCGCGACGAAGCGGGCGTAGGACGGCACCGGACGCGGCTCCTGACACGGTGGCGGGGGCGCCGCGCACGATACCGAGCGGTTCCTGGACAGCCGCCGACGGCCGGCCCGCACCGGAGCCGCCGGTACCGTTGCGCGCCATGCCCACCACCCTCGCCCCTGCCCGCGTGCCCGCCGACACGACCACCGCGTCGCGGGTGGCCGACCCGCTGCACCTCGGCGACCTCGAGGTGTGGCCGCCGGTCGTGCTCGCGCCCATGGCCGGGGTCACCAACGCGCCGTTCCGCACCCTGTGTCGGCGCCACGGCGGCGGGCTGTACGTGTCGGAGATGGTCGGCGCGCGCGGGCTGGTCGAGGGCAACCACACCTCGCAGTGGAAGGCGTCGTTCGCGCCGGGCGAGACCCCACGTTCCATCCAGCTGTACACGATCGACCTGCACGACGCGGCGGCCGCCACCGAGTTGCTGGTCACCACGGGCGCGCCGGACGGTCAGGGCGGCTTCGCCCCGGTCGAACACCTCGATCTCAATTTCGGCTGTCCGGCTCCGAAGGTGACCCGGCACGGCGGCGGCTCGGCCCTGCCGTGGCGCACCGACCTGTACGCCGCGATCGTCGCGGCCACCGTGCAGGCCGCCGGTGACGTCCCCGTCACGGTCAAGATCCGCAAGGGCATCGACGCCGACCACCTCACCTACCTCGAGGCGGGCCGGATCGCGGCCGACCTGGGCGTGGCCGCCGTCACGCTGCACGGCCGCACCGCGGAGGAGCGCTACGGCCCGCCGGCGGACTGGTCGTCGATCGCCCGCCTGGTCGAGGCGGTGCCCGAGGTGCCGGTGCTGGGCAACGGCGACATCTGGGAGGCGGCCGACGCGCTGCGGATGGTGGCGGAGACCGGCTGCGCCGGCGTGGTGGTCGGGCGCGGCTGCCTCGGCCGGCCGTGGCTGTTCCGCGACCTGCAGGCGGCCTTCGCCGGCCAGCCGATCCCGACCCCGCCGACGCTGGGCGAGGTCTGCGAGCTGGTCGTCGAGCACGCCGAGTTGCTGGTCGAGGCGCTCGGGGACCACGTCGGGATCCGGGAGCTGCGCAAGCACACCGGCTGGTACCTGCAGGGCTTTCCGGTCGGTGGCGAGCTGCGGCGCGCCCTCAACCAGGTCACGTCGCTCGAGCAGCTGCGCGAGCTGCTGGCCGGCCTCGACCGCACGGTCCCCTTCGACGAGGCGGTCCGCCGTCAGCCTCGTGGTCACACCGACCGTCCGAAGCGGCCGGTGCTGCCCTACGGCTGGCTCGACTCGCGCCACCACGGTGCGCCGCTGCCGGCGGCCGCGGCCGAGGTGGTGTCCGGTGGCTGACGCCCCGGCCCCCGCCGCCGGGCCGCCGCTCCCCCGCCTCGTGCTCGCCTCGGCCAGCCCGCGCCGGGCCGCGCTCCTGGCCCGGCTCGGCCTGACGCCCGAACCGCGGCCGCAGGACGTCGACGAGACCCCACGCGACGGCGAGACGCCCGACGAACTGGTCCGACGCCTGGCGGCACTCAAGGCGATGGCGACCCGGGCCGGCCCCCATGAGGTCGTCGTGGCCGCCGACACCGAGGTGGTCCTCGACGGCGCGACCCTGGGCAAGCCCGCCGACCGCGACGCCGCCGCCGCGATGCTGCGGGCGCTGTCGGGACGTGCTCACGAGGTCGTCACCGGCGTGGCGGTGCGGCGCAACACGCTCGTGCACGTCGACGCGGTCCGCACGACGGTCGTGTTCCGCTCCCTGACGGACGCGGAGATCGCCTGGTACCTCGACACCGGTGAGCCGTTCGACAAGGCCGGCGCCTACGGGCTGCAGGGCGCCGGGGCCGTGCTGGTCGAGCGCATCGAGGGCTCCGACACCAACGTGATCGGCCTGCCGCTGGCCGAGACCGTCGCGCTGCTGCGCCTGGTCGACGTCGACCCGCTGCGCCCTGACCCGGCCGGCGTGTCGGCGCCCGGTCAGGTCCGCAGGTAGGACGCGCCGTTGGCGTCGACGATCGTGCCGGTCGCGTACTCGGTGCCGGGCGTGGCCAGGAAGACCACGAGGCGGGCGATCTCGTCCGGCTCGGCGGCGCGGCCCAGCGGCGACTGGGCCCGGATGG encodes:
- a CDS encoding PPOX class F420-dependent oxidoreductase, producing MELDEARDFLRDHHRAVLHTYREDGAPQLSPVAVGVDAAGHAVVSTRETAIKVKNLERDPRASLCVFTDRFFGPWIRIDGDTSIVRLPDAMKPLIDYYRSVAGEHPDWDDYRRAMESERRVLLRIALTAAGPDVAG
- a CDS encoding DUF2231 domain-containing protein, which gives rise to MRHAYDIALDLEENAKLDRAVDTLDKALPQALQKQPTRGLLEGTWLGHALHPLLTDVPLGCWMSATLLRLFGPARWSGAATTLTGIGVVAAVPTVATGVAEWQRATPAAKRVGVVHAVANSIGLGFYTASFVAGLRGKRGKATVTALLGGVVASVGGYLGGHLSFAQATGVDHARIEPHLSERLSTPLQAVDQPLDTPSVLP
- a CDS encoding SGNH/GDSL hydrolase family protein, whose protein sequence is MPSYARFVALGDSFTEGLHDELGPDGRHLGWADRVAEALARDGAARAADAGDGDGPALQYANLAVRGRLLDEVVEEQVPLALDLQPDLVSFHGGGNDVLRPKVAIEDLVRRYEHAVHRLRATGAEVVLFTVLERTGGTGRLADALARRFAIFNAGVRRTARRTGARLADVGSQPALQDRRMWHEDRLHLDAEGHRRVAAAVLEALEVGSDELRGGPVGWWREPLPGGVPVSRRETLAGDVRWVRRHLLPWVGRRVRGVSSGDTVACKRPALMELRPEA
- the dusB gene encoding tRNA dihydrouridine synthase DusB produces the protein MPTTLAPARVPADTTTASRVADPLHLGDLEVWPPVVLAPMAGVTNAPFRTLCRRHGGGLYVSEMVGARGLVEGNHTSQWKASFAPGETPRSIQLYTIDLHDAAAATELLVTTGAPDGQGGFAPVEHLDLNFGCPAPKVTRHGGGSALPWRTDLYAAIVAATVQAAGDVPVTVKIRKGIDADHLTYLEAGRIAADLGVAAVTLHGRTAEERYGPPADWSSIARLVEAVPEVPVLGNGDIWEAADALRMVAETGCAGVVVGRGCLGRPWLFRDLQAAFAGQPIPTPPTLGEVCELVVEHAELLVEALGDHVGIRELRKHTGWYLQGFPVGGELRRALNQVTSLEQLRELLAGLDRTVPFDEAVRRQPRGHTDRPKRPVLPYGWLDSRHHGAPLPAAAAEVVSGG
- a CDS encoding heavy-metal-associated domain-containing protein — protein: MRTLLLDVPDAHCGACRAAIVAALQRHPGVVSADVDLRRRIATVVFDEGRVTAAAVVDALVTAGYPPA
- a CDS encoding nucleoside triphosphate pyrophosphatase, translating into MADAPAPAAGPPLPRLVLASASPRRAALLARLGLTPEPRPQDVDETPRDGETPDELVRRLAALKAMATRAGPHEVVVAADTEVVLDGATLGKPADRDAAAAMLRALSGRAHEVVTGVAVRRNTLVHVDAVRTTVVFRSLTDAEIAWYLDTGEPFDKAGAYGLQGAGAVLVERIEGSDTNVIGLPLAETVALLRLVDVDPLRPDPAGVSAPGQVRR
- a CDS encoding cobalamin-binding protein translates to MDRVVSLLPSTTEIVHALGCGDRLVGRSHECDHPADVRALPVVTEPKAPMAGTSAQIDRQVRAILEQALSVYRVHADVLVELAPTVVLTQSQCEVCAVSADEVQQAVDDHLDGHAEVVALEPNTLEDVLSDVRRVARALHVPDRGERLVADMTARIRAVADRAAGLPTWRVVTLEWINPLMAAGNWMPQLLAAAGGEELFGVAGRHSPWLAWDDVVAADPDAIVVLPCGFDLERTRAEAAVLHDLPGWAELRAVREGRVALTDGNRYFNRPGPRLAESTEILAEILHPDAFAPVHRGDGWEPFPAG